One Epidermidibacterium keratini DNA segment encodes these proteins:
- a CDS encoding sulfate permease, whose protein sequence is MFRLIWFASIHIRVFMRRRMPTNIVLDKVRTRRGLKWGIPAMLLAIPYLYAASLLTVIIRDGGPGWLNLIVLVAIWSGLKLLWIGPVSLVLLARVRIHEHTERRTERNSREHVIAEPTVSA, encoded by the coding sequence ATGTTCCGACTCATCTGGTTCGCCAGCATCCATATCCGCGTCTTCATGCGCCGCCGGATGCCGACCAACATCGTGCTCGACAAGGTCCGCACCCGTCGCGGCCTCAAGTGGGGCATCCCGGCGATGCTGCTCGCGATCCCGTACCTCTACGCCGCGAGCCTACTGACCGTCATCATCCGTGACGGCGGGCCGGGCTGGCTCAACCTCATCGTGCTGGTCGCGATCTGGTCGGGGCTCAAGTTGCTCTGGATCGGCCCCGTCAGCCTGGTTCTGCTTGCCCGCGTGCGCATCCACGAGCACACCGAGCGGCGCACGGAGCGTAACTCTCGGGAGCACGTTATCGCCGAACCGACGGTCTCGGCGTAG